From Bos taurus isolate L1 Dominette 01449 registration number 42190680 breed Hereford chromosome 29, ARS-UCD2.0, whole genome shotgun sequence, a single genomic window includes:
- the TRMT112 gene encoding multifunctional methyltransferase subunit TRM112-like protein, giving the protein MRLLTHNLLSSHVRGVGPRGFPLRLQATEVRINPVEFNPDFIVRMIPKVEWAALLEAADHLHLIQVPKEPIQGYEHNEEFLRKMHHVLLEVEVLEGTLQCPESGRVFPISRGIPNMLLSDEETET; this is encoded by the exons ATGAGGCTGCTCACCCACAACTTGCTGAGCTCCCACGTGCGGGGGGTGGGGCCCCGAGGCTTCCCCCTGCGTCTCCAG GCCACGGAGGTCCGTATCAACCCTGTGGAGTTCAACCCCGACTTCATAGTGCGTATGATACCCAAAGTGGAGTGGGCGGCGCTTCTGGAGGCTGCGGACCAC CTGCATCTCATCCAGGTGCCTAAAGAGCCGATTCAGGGGTATGAGCATAACGAGGAATTTCTGAGAAAGATGCACCACGTGCTGCTGGAG GTGGAGGTCTTGGAGGGCACCCTGCAATGCCCAGAGTCGGGACGTGTGTTCCCCATCAGCCGTGGCATCCCCAATATGCTGCTGAGTGATGAGGAAACGGAGACTTAA